A window of the Actinobacillus genomosp. 1 genome harbors these coding sequences:
- a CDS encoding amino acid aminotransferase, translating into MSMFNHIQAAPADPILGLGEAFKAEQRAGKINLGIGVYMNAEGKTPIVKAVKKAEALLLEQETNKNYLTIDGVQAFNAYTQELLFGKGAEIIASGRAKTAQSLGGTGALRIAAEFIKRQTSAKNIWISNPTWPNHNAIAEAVGLNVKGYRYYNKDTHGLDWDNLLADLSQAEAGDVVLLHGCCHNPTGIDPTPEQWDALAKLSAEKGWLPLFDFAYQGFGNGLDQDAYGLRAFVKNHKELLIASSYSKNFGLYNERVGAFTLVAENADVANKAFTQIKSIIRVLYSNPASHGANAVARVLGDEALRAEWVAELDEMRDRIKDMRNRMVQLLKEKGAKQDFDFIAQQNGMFSFSGLTPEQVDRLREEFAIYAVRSGRINVAGITDQNIDALCEAIVKVL; encoded by the coding sequence ATGTCAATGTTCAACCATATTCAGGCTGCTCCGGCAGATCCAATCTTAGGTCTAGGTGAAGCGTTTAAAGCGGAACAACGTGCGGGGAAAATCAATCTCGGTATCGGTGTTTATATGAATGCGGAAGGTAAAACGCCTATCGTAAAAGCGGTTAAAAAAGCCGAAGCGTTATTGTTAGAACAAGAAACGAATAAAAACTACCTTACGATTGACGGTGTACAAGCATTTAACGCTTATACACAAGAGCTTTTATTCGGTAAAGGGGCGGAAATTATCGCATCAGGTCGTGCAAAAACCGCACAAAGTTTAGGTGGTACGGGCGCGTTACGTATTGCAGCGGAATTTATCAAACGCCAAACGTCAGCAAAAAATATCTGGATTTCAAACCCAACTTGGCCAAATCACAATGCAATTGCAGAAGCGGTCGGTTTAAATGTGAAAGGCTATCGCTATTACAATAAAGATACGCACGGTTTAGATTGGGATAATTTACTTGCCGATTTAAGCCAAGCGGAAGCCGGCGATGTGGTGTTATTACACGGTTGCTGTCATAACCCGACCGGTATCGACCCAACTCCTGAACAATGGGACGCATTAGCGAAACTTTCTGCGGAAAAAGGCTGGTTACCATTATTTGATTTTGCTTACCAAGGCTTCGGCAACGGTTTAGATCAAGACGCATACGGCTTACGTGCGTTTGTGAAAAACCACAAAGAATTATTAATCGCAAGCTCATATTCAAAAAACTTCGGTTTATATAACGAGCGTGTCGGTGCATTTACCTTAGTGGCAGAAAATGCGGATGTGGCGAATAAAGCATTCACACAGATTAAGTCGATTATTCGCGTGCTCTACTCTAACCCGGCATCACATGGTGCAAATGCGGTTGCTCGTGTATTAGGTGATGAAGCGTTACGTGCGGAATGGGTAGCTGAATTAGATGAAATGCGTGATCGTATTAAAGATATGCGTAACCGTATGGTGCAATTATTAAAAGAGAAAGGCGCAAAACAAGATTTCGATTTCATTGCACAACAAAATGGTATGTTCTCATTTAGCGGTTTAACCCCAGAGCAAGTGGATCGCTTACGTGAAGAGTTCGCAATCTATGCGGTACGTTCCGGCCGTATCAATGTTGCAGGTATCACCGACCAAAACATTGATGCACTTTGCGAAGCAATCGTAAAAGTGCTTTAA
- the pepP gene encoding Xaa-Pro aminopeptidase, producing the protein MDLAYLAELPREEFVERRNRVFEQMQDNSALVVFTETEKRRNSDCDYLFRPDSYFWYLTGFAEPKSALLLIKKDSKNESVIFLRKKDPLMETWNGRRLGIEKAPEALNVDLAFDIEDISCVFAEKTQNLTACYYAKGLQEWGDSVVAEQFADVIDWQPMLSEMRLIKSTAEIALIQQACHISGLAHIRAMKQTRPNRYELEIEGEIQHEFTRFGARFPAYNSIVASGENACILHYNENDQVLKDGDLLLIDAGAEFAHYAGDITRTFPINGKFSEPQREIYQLVLDAMKEAAKWLIPQSSIKIANEKAVQVLTEGLVRLGILKGEVEQLIVEKAYHQFYMHGLGHWLGLDVHDVGNYGTERDRPLEIGMVLTLEPGLYISSDADVPEQYKGIGVRIEDNLLITEYGNKNLTSGCPKEIADIEAIMNVQ; encoded by the coding sequence ATGGATCTTGCCTATTTAGCTGAATTGCCGAGAGAAGAATTTGTTGAGCGTAGAAATCGTGTGTTTGAGCAAATGCAGGATAATTCTGCGTTGGTGGTGTTTACTGAAACCGAGAAACGCCGTAATAGCGATTGCGATTATTTGTTCCGTCCGGATAGTTATTTCTGGTATTTAACCGGTTTTGCCGAGCCGAAATCGGCATTGTTGCTGATTAAAAAAGACAGTAAAAATGAGAGTGTGATTTTTTTGCGTAAAAAAGATCCGCTAATGGAAACGTGGAATGGTCGCCGTTTGGGTATTGAAAAAGCCCCTGAAGCTTTGAACGTAGATTTAGCGTTTGATATTGAAGATATTTCTTGTGTTTTTGCAGAAAAAACGCAAAATCTGACCGCTTGTTATTATGCCAAAGGCTTACAGGAATGGGGCGATAGTGTGGTGGCGGAGCAGTTTGCTGACGTGATTGACTGGCAGCCGATGTTGTCGGAAATGCGGTTGATTAAATCAACGGCAGAAATTGCGTTGATTCAGCAAGCCTGCCATATTTCAGGTTTGGCACATATTCGTGCGATGAAGCAAACTCGTCCAAATCGTTATGAATTGGAAATTGAGGGCGAAATTCAGCACGAATTTACCCGCTTTGGGGCGAGATTCCCTGCTTATAATTCGATTGTGGCAAGCGGTGAAAATGCCTGTATTTTGCACTACAACGAAAATGATCAGGTATTAAAAGACGGTGATTTATTGCTGATTGACGCAGGGGCGGAATTTGCTCATTATGCGGGCGATATTACCCGTACTTTCCCAATTAACGGTAAATTCTCTGAACCTCAGCGAGAAATTTATCAGCTCGTGTTGGACGCAATGAAAGAAGCAGCTAAATGGCTTATTCCGCAAAGTTCGATCAAAATTGCTAATGAAAAGGCAGTACAAGTGCTAACCGAAGGTTTAGTCCGCTTAGGTATTTTAAAAGGCGAAGTCGAGCAGTTAATCGTTGAAAAAGCCTATCATCAATTTTATATGCACGGTTTGGGGCATTGGTTGGGGTTAGATGTTCATGATGTCGGCAATTATGGCACGGAGCGAGATCGACCGCTTGAAATCGGTATGGTGCTAACGCTTGAACCAGGGTTATACATTTCAAGTGATGCGGATGTGCCGGAGCAATACAAAGGCATTGGCGTGCGAATTGAGGATAATTTATTGATTACTGAATATGGCAATAAAAATCTGACAAGCGGCTGCCCGAAAGAAATTGCTGATATTGAAGCAATTATGAATGTTCAATAG
- the efeO gene encoding iron uptake system protein EfeO: MRLTKLAVLFSGLLLTSQSFALDLSKETETYKQFVVEQIDRLVTDTEKFVDYLNKGDVQKAKQIYPLARMYFERSEPIAESFGDLDPRIDARLADLTEEGKTEKDWSGFHKLEKVLWEKNTTKGTKATAEQLLKDVKELRAKIPTAEVTPELMITGAVDLLNEVSTTKVTGEEEIFSKTDLYDFKANIEGAEKIYEIFKPQLDKTDAKLSEEIAARFAAVNSLLAKHNKAKNGYDYVAYNKLSKNDVKALAEAVNQLGEPLAQLGVLLEK; this comes from the coding sequence ATGCGTTTAACAAAATTAGCTGTGTTGTTTTCCGGTTTATTGCTGACAAGTCAATCTTTCGCATTAGACTTAAGTAAAGAAACCGAAACTTATAAACAATTTGTGGTTGAACAAATCGATCGATTAGTCACAGACACAGAAAAATTTGTTGATTATTTGAATAAAGGTGATGTGCAAAAAGCGAAACAAATTTACCCGCTTGCACGAATGTATTTTGAACGTTCAGAACCGATTGCCGAGAGTTTTGGCGATTTGGATCCTCGTATTGACGCACGGCTTGCCGATTTAACCGAAGAAGGTAAAACGGAAAAAGATTGGTCCGGTTTCCATAAACTCGAAAAAGTTTTATGGGAGAAAAATACCACTAAAGGTACAAAAGCGACTGCGGAACAACTGCTAAAAGACGTTAAAGAATTACGCGCTAAAATTCCGACGGCAGAAGTTACTCCCGAATTAATGATCACCGGTGCGGTAGATTTATTAAATGAAGTATCCACCACTAAAGTAACCGGTGAAGAGGAAATTTTCTCTAAAACCGACCTTTACGATTTCAAAGCGAATATTGAAGGGGCGGAAAAAATCTATGAAATCTTTAAACCGCAATTAGACAAAACCGATGCGAAACTTTCGGAGGAAATCGCCGCTCGCTTTGCTGCGGTCAATAGCTTACTGGCAAAACACAATAAAGCGAAAAACGGTTACGATTACGTAGCTTATAACAAATTGTCAAAAAACGATGTTAAAGCATTAGCCGAGGCAGTAAACCAACTGGGCGAGCCGTTGGCGCAATTAGGCGTTCTCTTAGAGAAATAA
- the uvrB gene encoding excinuclease ABC subunit UvrB — translation MSKQGKPFILHSPFKPSGDQPSAIAKLTEGLNDGLAHQTLLGVTGSGKTFTIANVIAQLNRPAMLLAPNKTLAAQLYAEMKAFFPENAVEYFVSYYDYYQPEAYVPSSDTFIEKDASINEQIEQMRLSATKSFLERRDTIVVASVSAIYGLGDVDAYMQMMLHLQVGAIIDQREILARLAELQYTRNDQAFQRSTFRVRGEVIDIFPAESDEIALRVELFDDEIESLSLFDPLTGHSLGKVPRYTIYPKTHYVTPRERILNAIEEIKQELVERREYFIKENKLLEEQRITQRTQFDIEMMNELGYCSGIENYSRYLSGRKEGEPPPTLFDYMPADGLLIIDESHVTVPQIGGMYRGDRARKETLVQYGFRLPSALDNRPLRFEEFERLAPQTIYVSATPGNYELEKSNGDVVDQVVRPTGLLDPIIEVRPVATQVDDVLSEIHKRVAVDERVLITTLTKKMAEDLTDYLDEHGVRVRYLHSDIDTVERVEIIHDLRMGMFDVLVGINLLREGLDMPEVSLVAILDADKEGFLRSERSLIQTIGRAARNLNGKAILYGDRITNSMQKAITETERRREKQQKYNEEHGIIPQALNKKVGELLDIGQTDRPKRGKQAVKIEEKSANTYKPKSRKELEKELKQLEQQMRDFAKDLEFEKAAAVRDKIGQLKAVLLDV, via the coding sequence ATGAGCAAGCAAGGCAAACCTTTTATTTTACACAGCCCGTTTAAACCGTCTGGCGATCAGCCGTCCGCGATTGCCAAATTGACCGAAGGGCTAAACGATGGGTTGGCGCATCAAACTTTACTTGGGGTAACCGGTTCGGGTAAAACCTTCACCATCGCGAATGTGATTGCTCAACTTAATCGCCCGGCGATGTTGCTTGCGCCGAATAAAACGCTTGCCGCCCAGCTATACGCTGAGATGAAAGCCTTCTTCCCTGAAAATGCGGTGGAGTACTTCGTGTCTTACTATGATTATTACCAACCGGAAGCCTATGTGCCGAGTAGCGATACCTTTATCGAAAAAGACGCGTCGATTAACGAACAAATCGAGCAAATGCGACTGTCGGCAACCAAATCATTCCTTGAACGTCGAGACACCATCGTAGTTGCCTCGGTTTCTGCCATTTACGGCTTGGGGGACGTGGACGCCTATATGCAAATGATGTTGCATTTGCAAGTTGGGGCGATTATCGACCAACGAGAGATTCTCGCTCGCCTTGCCGAATTGCAATATACCCGCAACGATCAAGCATTTCAGCGTTCGACTTTCCGTGTGCGTGGCGAAGTGATTGATATTTTCCCTGCCGAATCGGATGAAATAGCGTTACGGGTTGAACTGTTTGATGACGAAATCGAAAGCCTTTCGTTGTTTGATCCGCTTACCGGACATAGTTTGGGCAAAGTACCTCGCTATACCATTTATCCGAAAACCCACTACGTTACCCCTCGTGAACGCATTTTGAATGCGATTGAAGAAATCAAACAAGAGTTGGTGGAACGCCGTGAGTATTTCATCAAAGAAAATAAATTGCTGGAAGAACAACGCATTACCCAACGCACGCAATTCGATATTGAAATGATGAATGAGCTGGGCTATTGCTCGGGTATCGAAAACTATTCACGCTATTTGTCGGGCAGAAAAGAGGGCGAACCACCTCCGACATTATTCGACTATATGCCGGCGGACGGTTTGCTGATTATTGATGAAAGCCACGTTACCGTACCGCAAATCGGCGGTATGTATCGAGGCGACCGAGCCAGAAAAGAAACGCTGGTGCAATACGGATTCCGCTTGCCTTCAGCATTGGATAACCGCCCGTTACGTTTTGAAGAATTTGAACGTCTTGCGCCACAGACAATTTATGTTTCGGCAACACCGGGTAATTATGAATTAGAAAAATCGAATGGTGATGTGGTGGATCAAGTGGTTCGTCCAACGGGATTATTAGACCCGATCATCGAAGTTCGTCCAGTCGCTACGCAGGTTGATGACGTACTATCCGAAATTCACAAACGAGTAGCGGTAGATGAACGTGTGCTAATTACTACGCTAACCAAAAAAATGGCGGAAGATTTAACCGATTACCTCGATGAACACGGCGTGCGTGTGCGTTATCTGCATAGCGATATTGATACGGTTGAACGGGTAGAAATTATTCACGACTTGCGTATGGGAATGTTTGACGTATTGGTCGGCATCAACTTATTGCGTGAGGGTTTGGATATGCCGGAAGTATCGCTGGTGGCGATTTTAGATGCGGATAAAGAAGGCTTTTTACGTTCCGAACGTTCATTAATTCAGACCATCGGACGTGCAGCTCGAAACCTGAACGGTAAAGCAATTCTTTACGGCGACCGCATTACCAACTCAATGCAAAAAGCGATTACCGAAACCGAACGCCGCCGAGAGAAACAGCAAAAATACAATGAAGAACACGGCATTATCCCACAAGCGCTCAACAAAAAAGTGGGCGAATTGCTCGACATCGGACAAACCGACAGGCCGAAACGAGGCAAACAAGCGGTTAAAATCGAAGAAAAATCTGCAAATACCTACAAACCAAAATCCCGCAAAGAGCTGGAAAAAGAACTCAAACAACTCGAACAACAAATGCGAGATTTTGCTAAGGATTTAGAGTTCGAAAAAGCGGCTGCGGTAAGGGATAAGATTGGGCAGTTGAAGGCGGTGTTGTTGGATGTGTAG
- a CDS encoding PHP domain-containing protein has protein sequence MKYDLHSHSTASDGMLSPTELVQRALEQQIEMLALTDHDTVAGIREAKHAAQGQPIRFIAGVEISIVWEEKCIHLAALNVDETHPALVALLDKQALLREQRAVEIGEKLAKAGIPNAYEGAKALASGEVTRAHYGRFLHENGHVRNIEHAFKKYLGGGKPAYVKPMWCSLEEAIEVTHQAGGVICIAHPLRYKLTGRWIRRLIADFKLASGDGIEVAGCGQTPDQRQLIARWAKEFDLYASVGSDFHYPTGWIELGRGLTLPADCKPIWDLF, from the coding sequence ATGAAATATGATTTACATTCACACAGCACCGCATCGGACGGTATGCTTAGCCCGACCGAATTGGTTCAGCGTGCGTTAGAGCAACAAATCGAAATGCTTGCCTTAACCGATCACGATACGGTAGCGGGGATTCGAGAAGCAAAACACGCAGCACAAGGGCAACCGATTCGCTTTATCGCAGGCGTAGAAATTTCTATTGTTTGGGAAGAAAAATGTATTCATCTTGCCGCTTTAAATGTGGATGAAACGCATCCTGCATTAGTGGCATTGTTAGATAAGCAAGCGTTACTTCGTGAGCAAAGAGCGGTCGAAATCGGCGAGAAACTTGCAAAAGCCGGTATTCCAAATGCTTACGAAGGGGCAAAAGCGTTAGCAAGCGGAGAGGTTACTCGTGCGCATTACGGGCGTTTTTTACACGAAAACGGTCATGTACGAAATATAGAACACGCCTTTAAAAAATATCTCGGAGGCGGTAAACCGGCTTACGTCAAGCCGATGTGGTGTAGTTTGGAAGAGGCGATTGAAGTCACACATCAGGCAGGCGGCGTGATTTGCATTGCTCATCCGTTGCGTTATAAATTAACCGGACGTTGGATTCGCCGCTTAATCGCTGACTTTAAATTAGCCAGCGGTGATGGTATTGAGGTCGCCGGTTGCGGGCAAACACCGGATCAACGCCAACTGATCGCACGTTGGGCAAAAGAGTTTGATTTATATGCTTCGGTCGGTTCGGATTTCCATTACCCGACCGGTTGGATAGAGCTTGGCAGAGGGCTAACACTGCCGGCAGATTGTAAGCCGATTTGGGATTTGTTTTAG
- a CDS encoding SLATT domain-containing protein — protein sequence MSKEIYKLQSILFMECCSCIKEKWRWLWSLDPIDKEGDCNDPVKRFLTGAKVTSVCRFNASLRIALVSKISFLTTTLFSLGLILIPLLQMILKNSVFSEQTLSVVQIFLAVSVLVYSTIISTAKYDVRAKELDKCGIDIKSIIRDIRAEPNKDNISLEKYSNKYDEIIKNCENHSRSDYKKAQLYLVEYFNITGIKRLYFRLNILFNELIPYIAPFILVGLEISFLLDMIGITKIFVTYFK from the coding sequence ATGTCCAAAGAAATTTATAAATTACAGAGTATTTTATTTATGGAATGTTGTAGTTGTATAAAAGAAAAATGGCGTTGGTTGTGGTCTTTAGATCCTATCGATAAAGAAGGGGACTGTAATGATCCCGTGAAACGTTTTTTGACTGGTGCAAAAGTAACTTCTGTATGTAGGTTTAATGCATCATTAAGAATAGCCTTAGTCAGTAAAATCTCTTTCTTGACCACTACTCTATTCTCATTAGGATTAATTTTGATCCCATTATTACAGATGATTTTAAAAAACTCTGTTTTTTCAGAGCAGACCTTATCTGTAGTCCAAATATTTTTAGCCGTATCAGTTCTTGTATATTCAACAATAATTAGCACAGCTAAATATGATGTGAGAGCAAAAGAACTAGATAAATGTGGTATTGATATAAAAAGTATTATTCGAGATATTAGAGCAGAGCCAAATAAAGATAATATATCCTTAGAAAAATACTCTAATAAATATGATGAAATCATTAAAAATTGTGAAAATCATAGTCGTTCTGACTACAAAAAAGCGCAACTTTATCTAGTAGAGTATTTTAATATAACTGGTATAAAGCGACTATATTTTAGGCTTAACATCTTATTTAATGAATTAATTCCATACATTGCTCCATTTATTCTAGTAGGATTAGAAATATCTTTTTTACTTGATATGATAGGGATTACTAAAATTTTTGTCACATATTTTAAATAA
- a CDS encoding Fe2+/Pb2+ permease: MSLKKLTIIPLLFASSVALAKTDVSPLFVQLSEAMAELKKGEVAKSQQNLTALQQAFDQFEGHHSEAGKNVTNALNQAINTTDVANLENVAKHLYRFEKAQNPVDYAAKQQTFVKQMTPLYQNLQSAVQTKEIKQIRMAARHFGKNWAKYEKPIREMSLTHYGKFERSLGLMRIAITAEKPDMTKIEQRVAELGKVMAEFNQFKVK, encoded by the coding sequence ATGTCATTGAAAAAATTAACCATCATCCCTTTACTGTTTGCGAGTTCGGTAGCGTTAGCCAAAACGGATGTTAGCCCGCTATTTGTGCAGCTTTCCGAAGCAATGGCAGAACTTAAAAAAGGCGAAGTTGCAAAATCTCAGCAAAATTTGACCGCTTTACAGCAAGCATTTGATCAATTTGAGGGACATCATTCGGAAGCGGGCAAAAACGTAACGAACGCTTTAAACCAAGCGATTAACACTACGGATGTAGCCAACTTGGAAAATGTCGCTAAGCATCTATATCGTTTTGAAAAAGCACAAAACCCGGTGGACTATGCGGCTAAACAGCAAACTTTCGTTAAACAAATGACACCGCTTTATCAAAATTTACAAAGTGCGGTACAGACCAAAGAGATTAAGCAAATCAGAATGGCGGCACGTCATTTCGGTAAAAATTGGGCAAAATATGAAAAACCGATACGTGAGATGAGTTTAACTCACTATGGTAAATTTGAACGTTCACTGGGCTTAATGCGTATTGCAATTACGGCAGAAAAACCGGATATGACTAAAATCGAACAACGAGTGGCTGAATTAGGCAAAGTAATGGCTGAATTTAACCAATTTAAAGTGAAATAA
- the efeB gene encoding iron uptake transporter deferrochelatase/peroxidase subunit produces the protein MAEIHSRRDFLKNTALVGAGLLSAPAFTLESRQLTAQAHNQYPFYGKHQAGIVTPAQKHIYFLVLDLDTADIAKVKEIFQTWTTYSNNLTQGENVKPYSRNAYVPPADTGEADSLDPQDLTITFGVSASFFKKLGIEKHKPTELQDLPHFPRDQLQDEFSGGDICIQACADDPQVAFHAVRNLVRAARGVVKMKWSQMGFNSFLNNETPRNLFAFKDGTANAESLKDQDNVVWVQDGWLKGGSYLAVRRIKMFLETWDRTHLKSQEETFGRYRDSGAALGYKHEFEKFDLTKKDDKGNPVMPEISHTHLAHKTGVKMLRRSFSYASGIDDKGQFDSGLLFISFQQSPEQFIKVQNALGNIDKMNEYITHIGSGLFACFAGVKDENDYLGKALFDLL, from the coding sequence ATGGCAGAAATCCATTCTCGCCGTGATTTTCTAAAAAATACCGCATTGGTAGGAGCCGGTTTATTATCAGCTCCTGCTTTTACTTTAGAATCACGACAACTCACTGCACAAGCACATAACCAATATCCTTTTTATGGTAAACACCAAGCCGGTATTGTTACCCCTGCGCAAAAACATATCTATTTTCTCGTCTTGGATTTAGATACTGCTGATATTGCAAAGGTAAAAGAAATTTTCCAAACTTGGACTACTTATAGCAATAATTTAACACAAGGCGAAAATGTAAAACCATATAGCCGTAACGCTTATGTTCCGCCGGCGGATACTGGTGAAGCGGATAGTTTGGATCCGCAAGACCTCACTATCACTTTCGGTGTAAGTGCTTCGTTCTTTAAAAAATTAGGTATTGAAAAACATAAGCCTACCGAATTACAAGATCTGCCGCACTTCCCTCGTGACCAATTACAAGACGAATTTAGCGGCGGTGATATTTGTATTCAAGCCTGTGCCGATGATCCTCAAGTTGCATTCCATGCGGTACGTAATTTAGTGCGTGCGGCTCGCGGTGTAGTCAAAATGAAATGGTCGCAAATGGGTTTTAATTCGTTTTTAAATAATGAAACGCCGCGTAACTTATTTGCATTTAAAGACGGTACCGCAAATGCCGAGAGTTTAAAAGATCAGGATAATGTCGTTTGGGTACAAGACGGCTGGTTAAAAGGCGGTTCTTATTTGGCTGTACGTCGTATTAAAATGTTCTTAGAAACCTGGGATCGTACCCATTTAAAATCACAGGAAGAAACCTTCGGTCGTTATCGTGATTCGGGTGCGGCACTCGGCTATAAACATGAATTTGAAAAATTCGATCTGACGAAAAAAGACGACAAAGGCAATCCTGTTATGCCGGAAATCTCGCATACGCACCTTGCCCATAAAACGGGGGTAAAAATGCTCAGACGTTCGTTCTCTTATGCCAGCGGTATTGATGATAAAGGGCAATTTGATTCGGGCTTACTGTTTATTTCGTTCCAACAAAGCCCCGAGCAATTTATCAAAGTACAAAACGCTTTGGGTAATATCGACAAAATGAACGAATATATTACCCATATCGGTAGCGGCTTATTTGCTTGCTTTGCCGGTGTAAAAGATGAAAACGACTATCTTGGCAAAGCCTTATTTGATTTACTCTAA
- a CDS encoding DNA glycosylase has protein sequence MQQPLEHHPFEPVLPTSATVVMMGTFPPTGEKRCMEFHYPNFQNDMWRIMGAVFYDDTDHFRVGDEKRFDPIKIEAFLREKGIALCSSAQTAIRLKGNASDKDLKIVDPVDMPQLLKTLPQVKWIFTTGGLATDTLLGLLNEKIKAPKTNEWIHYPYCAERELFLYRLPSTSRAYPLSLAKKIEAYRQFFIQAGLL, from the coding sequence ATGCAACAACCTTTAGAACATCATCCGTTTGAACCTGTGCTACCGACCTCTGCAACCGTAGTGATGATGGGGACTTTTCCGCCGACAGGCGAAAAACGCTGTATGGAATTTCATTACCCGAATTTCCAAAACGATATGTGGCGTATTATGGGCGCGGTTTTCTATGATGATACCGACCATTTCCGTGTCGGAGATGAAAAACGTTTTGATCCGATAAAAATCGAAGCGTTTTTACGAGAAAAGGGCATTGCGTTGTGTTCATCGGCACAAACGGCAATTCGCTTAAAGGGTAACGCTTCGGATAAGGATCTAAAAATCGTTGATCCGGTAGATATGCCGCAATTATTAAAAACGTTACCCCAGGTAAAATGGATTTTTACCACCGGCGGTTTGGCAACAGATACGTTACTCGGTTTATTAAATGAAAAAATTAAAGCACCGAAAACGAATGAATGGATTCACTATCCGTACTGTGCCGAACGTGAACTTTTCCTTTACCGCTTGCCTTCTACCTCTCGGGCTTATCCATTGAGTTTAGCTAAGAAAATTGAGGCGTATCGACAATTTTTCATTCAAGCAGGATTACTTTAA